The sequence CTCCACCTTTGGCTTTTTAATTCAAATCCCGAGCAGGGGTCGCCTGAGCTCCGCAGTGCGTCCTTTACGCCGCCTGTTTCCTCCTCCTCAGAGGAACGCCTCCACCTCTCTGCCCGACTCCACCGCCGTGGACGCGGCGAGCAGCTCGTGCGGAGCGGGCGGCCGGCCGCCGTGGCTCGTGGCGGTGTTCGGCTCGGGCCACGCGCTCGGCCTGAGCTTCTCGACCAATGGGAGCTTCTACAGCGTGACGAACCTGACGCTGCAGTACAACCTGAGCGACGCGGCGCTCTTCCCCGGGGCCAATGGCTCTGGTGAGGGAGCGCAGACACAGATGTTCCCAACATGGCAATCTCTGATTAAACGTCACGTTATTACGGTTGTGAATTATTTATTGCAGCTTCATAAAAGCACTTCCCTGCCTGCATCCTAGGCGTGGTGACCGTGGTGAGCGCGTCGGTCGGGATCTGGGCTCCGATCAACACCACCTACCGCTGCGTGAGTCCCACCACCATCAGAGCCGGAGGAGCTGCGGTCACCTTCTCCGCTGTGAGGCTGGAGGCCTACATGCCAGGAAACGACCTCAGTCCTGCAGGTCCAATCTCTTCTCACCCAGTTACTCTCAaactctcttcttcttcttagacatagacagctttatttgtcattttgtatgcacaaagtgcgtacagaacgaaatctcgtttgcatacagcttgaaaaatcacataAAATTGCACTAATGTTCAGGATAAAGATAAAGCAATGCCCAAACATATTccttttcaaaaaaatgtaaaaagaaattatttttagaaGGTATAGATAAGTATGGTAGaaagttttgtgtttgttttatttgtatatgtGTAGGTATATATACAGCaacataattataaatattgtaaattaaagaaataaaataattaaaggggAAGGATTACATAAGTTTTACTTATTCCTACTCCTTTTTGCACATATAATAGAGGTATATTAACTCAGGAAAGAAGGGTAccttgtttattgttttctcaccaatgtttttaaacattgttttatttatatatatactttcTCCTGCATGTTCGAAATAAAGATTTCAATtcaaagatgcagcagcgatttatagACTTCTTGCATCCAAACTGATCATGCATGTTTGTTGCGTCTgcagaaagtgtgtgtgtggcggATCGGAGCACCACAGCGGCGCCCCCCACCCCTGCCAGCACCACAACAGGAGCTCCAGCACCGACCCCACCAGGACCGCCGGAGGCCGGGATGTTCTCCGTGAGGAACGCCAGCGGCGCCGTCTGTCTCCTCGCCAAGATGGGTCTGCAGCTCCACGTCTCCTACGCCTCTCGGTCCCAGAATAAGGTTAGTGCCGCGAAGCCAAAACGCCGCCGATCCGACAGCTGCCGTCGTTTAAAGCCGGCCGTCTTCTCTGTCGCCAGACTGTGGAAGGGTTGTTCAACGTGGCGCCCAATCTGACGGCTTCGTCGGGATCGTGTGGCGGAAGCGCGGCTACTTTAGTCCTGACGCAACAAGGCACCACGCTCAGCTTCACCTTCTCCACGGTAACATCTGTTTTCCTTGAATTCCCATCAACGCCTGTGCGACTACCAGTAACAGCGTCTTCCTGCCCACAGACCTCAGCAGCTAACAAGTACCACCTGAGCGGGATCAGTCTGTGGGCCAACTGGACCGACATGAGAGGTAGGTCCCTGGGTTTTAGGCGTCTTTGCTCTGAATGACCCTTCTGGGATGAAGATGTGacgatctctctctctctcccccccatCAGCTCCCTTCTCAGCCAGCAACACCTCCCTGGACTACCTCGGCGCTACGCTGGGCCGCTCTTACGTCTGCAACGCGGAGCAGACTCTGCTGGTGGCTCCAGCTTTCTCCATCAACACGTTCGGGCTGCAGGTGCAGCCGTTCGCCGTCTCCAGCAGTCGCTTCGCAGCAGGTACCGTTTGGGTTTTTGAATCTCTCGTTACCGCTTAGTGTCCAGTTTCAGATCTGAAGAGCTCTTCAGGTCTAAACCGCTTGTGATTCAGTCCGGTTGGTTTGTGTGAACCCGCTCTACGCGCAGCTGAGGAATGCCTGCTGGACCTGGACCAGACGCTGATCCCCATCATCGTCGGCGCAGCGCTGGCCGCTCTGGTGCTGATCGTCCTCATGGCGTATCTACTGGGCAGGAAGAGGAGCCACGCCGGGTACCAGACCATCTGAGAGGACGCCTTGACTAACTTTACCCTCACAGACTGAGTGCTGGAGGCAAAAAAAACGGCGTGAATGAGAGTAAAGGAAACGCCTGCGTGAGTGAAAGTTGTGGATTTTAGACCGCTGACCACGATGGAGCCGGAGAGGACCGAGCAGCGACGGTTCAGCTCTTTGCTTCTACTGGTGAAAGCGTGACTTGAATTTCtttgtttgattttgaaaaTGAACCGTTAAGATCTTAAAAAAACCCTCAGATCaaccagatttttctttttctttgtaatCCTTGATTAAAAGGGAAATCTCTAAATAAGTCTCTTGATGCCTGGGCCCAGTGAGGACTGGGTGAAGGGAcattattggatttttttttttttttaaacggtgtAACATTTCCCCTCCTTTCTGGATGTGAATTATGTATTTAAGGAGGAGACAGAagttaaagattttatttaatgcAGGAAGGCGTTATCTCCTCT comes from Fundulus heteroclitus isolate FHET01 chromosome 4, MU-UCD_Fhet_4.1, whole genome shotgun sequence and encodes:
- the lamp1a gene encoding lysosome-associated membrane glycoprotein 1a isoform X1 — its product is MEVLKRPVPVFVVFLGVLGAGCSQAVTLEVKEGNSTCIKAQLSALLLIPYTTSSSTRNASTSLPDSTAVDAASSSCGAGGRPPWLVAVFGSGHALGLSFSTNGSFYSVTNLTLQYNLSDAALFPGANGSGVVTVVSASVGIWAPINTTYRCVSPTTIRAGGAAVTFSAVRLEAYMPGNDLSPAESVCVADRSTTAAPPTPASTTTGAPAPTPPGPPEAGMFSVRNASGAVCLLAKMGLQLHVSYASRSQNKTVEGLFNVAPNLTASSGSCGGSAATLVLTQQGTTLSFTFSTTSAANKYHLSGISLWANWTDMRAPFSASNTSLDYLGATLGRSYVCNAEQTLLVAPAFSINTFGLQVQPFAVSSSRFAAAEECLLDLDQTLIPIIVGAALAALVLIVLMAYLLGRKRSHAGYQTI
- the lamp1a gene encoding lysosome-associated membrane glycoprotein 1a isoform X2, yielding MEVLKRPVPVFVVFLGVLGCSQAVTLEVKEGNSTCIKAQLSALLLIPYTTSSSTRNASTSLPDSTAVDAASSSCGAGGRPPWLVAVFGSGHALGLSFSTNGSFYSVTNLTLQYNLSDAALFPGANGSGVVTVVSASVGIWAPINTTYRCVSPTTIRAGGAAVTFSAVRLEAYMPGNDLSPAESVCVADRSTTAAPPTPASTTTGAPAPTPPGPPEAGMFSVRNASGAVCLLAKMGLQLHVSYASRSQNKTVEGLFNVAPNLTASSGSCGGSAATLVLTQQGTTLSFTFSTTSAANKYHLSGISLWANWTDMRAPFSASNTSLDYLGATLGRSYVCNAEQTLLVAPAFSINTFGLQVQPFAVSSSRFAAAEECLLDLDQTLIPIIVGAALAALVLIVLMAYLLGRKRSHAGYQTI